From Micromonospora nigra, one genomic window encodes:
- a CDS encoding erythromycin esterase family protein, whose amino-acid sequence MLVQRLGAPSDLDPLLERVRDARLVMIGESTHGSYDYYRIREQLTRRLIAECGFSFVAVEGDWPDCERVHRSVVAAPGGAAEPQTALERFERWPTWMWANAEVARFCRWLRAWNLERPEQDRAGFHGLDVYSLWESMRAIFDYVGEEDPASLEAAQDAYRCFEPYGKRVEEYGTASRFVSARCEEEVIRLLTRTREHAAVDGPAAFAAWQNAEVIAGAERYYRTMVGGGPESWNVRDTHMADTLDRLLSRHGPGARGIVWAHNTHVGDARATDMAADGMVNIGQLARERHGSDAVVLVGFGCWRGTVTAVPRWGSPAEAMLVPPARPGSVEHRLHELMPERAVLVFGDPADQPGWVTDALDHRAIGVVYDPSFEAWGNYMPTRLGERYDAFIWCDETTALHPLPALTTPGEMETYPAGT is encoded by the coding sequence ATGCTGGTTCAGCGGCTCGGCGCACCGAGCGACCTCGACCCGTTGCTGGAGCGTGTCCGGGACGCCCGACTGGTGATGATCGGCGAGTCGACGCACGGCAGCTACGACTACTACCGGATCCGCGAGCAGCTCACCCGGCGGCTCATCGCCGAGTGCGGCTTCTCCTTCGTCGCCGTCGAGGGGGACTGGCCCGACTGCGAACGGGTGCACCGGTCGGTCGTCGCCGCCCCGGGCGGTGCGGCCGAGCCGCAGACCGCGCTGGAACGCTTCGAGCGATGGCCGACCTGGATGTGGGCCAACGCCGAGGTGGCCCGCTTCTGCCGTTGGCTGCGGGCGTGGAACCTGGAACGACCCGAGCAGGACCGGGCCGGCTTCCACGGGCTGGACGTCTACAGCCTGTGGGAGTCGATGCGGGCGATCTTCGACTACGTCGGCGAGGAGGACCCGGCGTCGCTGGAGGCCGCCCAGGACGCGTACCGGTGCTTCGAGCCGTACGGCAAGCGGGTCGAGGAGTACGGCACCGCCAGCCGGTTCGTCTCCGCCCGCTGCGAGGAGGAGGTGATCCGCCTGCTGACCCGGACCCGGGAACACGCCGCCGTCGACGGGCCCGCCGCCTTCGCGGCCTGGCAGAACGCGGAGGTGATCGCCGGCGCGGAGCGCTACTACCGGACGATGGTGGGCGGCGGCCCGGAGTCGTGGAATGTCCGCGACACCCACATGGCCGACACTCTGGACCGGCTGCTGAGCCGCCACGGCCCCGGCGCCCGGGGGATCGTGTGGGCCCACAACACCCACGTCGGGGATGCGCGGGCCACCGACATGGCGGCCGACGGGATGGTCAACATCGGCCAGTTGGCCCGGGAACGGCACGGCTCGGACGCGGTCGTCCTGGTCGGCTTCGGCTGTTGGCGGGGAACGGTGACCGCCGTGCCCCGGTGGGGCTCACCGGCCGAGGCCATGCTGGTGCCGCCGGCCCGCCCCGGGTCGGTGGAACACCGGCTGCACGAACTGATGCCGGAGCGGGCGGTGCTCGTCTTCGGTGACCCCGCCGACCAGCCCGGCTGGGTCACCGACGCACTGGACCACCGGGCCATCGGGGTGGTCTACGACCCGTCGTTCGAAGCCTGGGGCAACTACATGCCGACCCGGCTGGGGGAGCGGTACGACGCGTTCATCTGGTGCGACGAGACGACGGCGCTGCACCCGCTGCCCGCCCTCACCACGCCCGGTGAGATGGAGACCTACCCGGCCGGCACCTGA
- a CDS encoding DUF2795 domain-containing protein, whose product MTVTGAQLQEYLAGLDYPVSREDLVRWGQENGASTEALALLRSLPAVEFGSPAELGEALDMLA is encoded by the coding sequence ATGACCGTCACCGGGGCGCAGTTGCAGGAGTACCTGGCCGGGCTCGACTACCCGGTCTCCCGCGAGGACCTGGTCCGGTGGGGCCAGGAGAACGGGGCGAGCACGGAGGCGCTGGCGCTGCTGCGGTCGCTGCCGGCCGTGGAGTTCGGCTCCCCGGCCGAGCTGGGCGAGGCGCTGGACATGCTGGCCTGA
- the erm gene encoding ErmE/ErmH/ErmO/ErmR family 23S rRNA (adenine(2058)-N(6))-methyltransferase, producing MAPRRTRTTERDRSRRVLSQNFLADPAAIGRLVDAARPDPHGLLLEVGAGRGQLTRPLAARCGHLVAYEVDPAAGATLARVCAALPNVTHRQADFLAAPVPPEPFEVVGNIPWSLTSAVVRWCLTAPELRAATLLTQLEYARRRAGDQGRWSRLTVSTWPEFTWRLAGRVPRTAFRPVPRVDAGILRIARRPEPLLPAATLPAYQRMVELGFGGVGGSLAASLGRRHPRARLAAVLRAARLDPATPVGHVWPEQWLVLFRLLHAR from the coding sequence GTGGCGCCCCGCCGTACCCGCACGACCGAACGCGACCGGTCCCGTCGCGTACTGTCCCAGAACTTCCTCGCCGACCCGGCGGCCATCGGCCGGCTGGTCGACGCCGCCCGACCCGACCCCCACGGCCTGCTGCTGGAGGTGGGGGCCGGTCGCGGCCAGCTCACCCGGCCGCTCGCCGCGCGGTGTGGGCACCTGGTCGCGTACGAGGTCGACCCGGCCGCCGGCGCGACGCTGGCCCGGGTCTGCGCGGCCCTGCCGAACGTCACCCACCGGCAGGCCGACTTCCTCGCCGCACCCGTCCCGCCGGAACCGTTCGAGGTGGTCGGCAACATCCCCTGGTCGTTGACCTCGGCCGTGGTGCGCTGGTGCCTCACCGCGCCGGAGCTGCGCGCCGCGACCCTGCTCACCCAACTGGAGTACGCCCGCCGCCGGGCCGGCGACCAGGGCCGCTGGAGCCGGTTGACGGTCTCGACGTGGCCGGAGTTCACCTGGCGGCTGGCGGGACGGGTGCCGCGTACGGCCTTCCGGCCGGTGCCCCGGGTGGACGCCGGGATCCTGCGGATCGCCCGTAGGCCGGAGCCGTTGCTGCCGGCGGCCACGCTGCCCGCGTACCAGAGGATGGTGGAGCTCGGGTTCGGCGGGGTCGGCGGCTCGCTCGCGGCCTCGCTGGGGCGCCGGCATCCGCGGGCCCGGCTCGCGGCGGTGCTGCGGGCCGCCCGGCTCGACCCGGCGACCCCGGTGGGGCACGTCTGGCCGGAGCAGTGGCTGGTGCTGTTCCGTCTGCTGCACGCCCGATGA
- a CDS encoding Gfo/Idh/MocA family protein, with amino-acid sequence MRFGLFGTGHWAAETHGAALDAHPAATLAGVWGRDPGRATALAQRYGVPAYDDVDALIEACDAVAVALPPDVQAGIATRAASAGRHLLLDKPLALTVADADRVVAEAGRAGVASVVFFTARYQPDVAGFLASAAAAGGWHTAHAVRFGSIFQPGSPYGGSLWRRRHGALWDIGPHALSILLPVLGRVNRVAASDGPRGLVHLLLGHDGGATSTVSLTLDAPPAAAAHEFVFYGDNGVEAVPPGAGSAAEAFGVAIDQLLAEVASGTRDHHCDVRFGREVVAVLAAAETARAEARTVDLPA; translated from the coding sequence GTGCGGTTCGGGTTGTTCGGCACGGGACACTGGGCGGCGGAGACGCACGGCGCGGCGCTCGACGCGCACCCGGCGGCCACGCTCGCCGGCGTCTGGGGACGCGACCCCGGCAGGGCCACCGCCCTCGCCCAGCGGTACGGCGTCCCGGCGTACGACGACGTCGACGCCCTGATCGAGGCGTGTGACGCGGTGGCCGTCGCCCTGCCGCCGGACGTGCAGGCCGGCATCGCCACCCGGGCGGCGTCCGCCGGCCGTCACCTGCTGCTGGACAAGCCCCTGGCGCTGACTGTCGCCGACGCCGACCGGGTGGTCGCCGAGGCCGGGCGGGCCGGGGTCGCCTCGGTGGTCTTCTTCACCGCCCGTTACCAGCCGGATGTCGCCGGCTTCCTCGCCTCGGCAGCAGCCGCCGGGGGGTGGCACACCGCGCACGCGGTCCGGTTCGGGTCGATCTTCCAGCCCGGCAGCCCGTACGGGGGCTCGCTCTGGCGTCGGCGGCACGGCGCGCTCTGGGACATCGGGCCGCACGCCCTGTCGATCCTCCTGCCGGTGCTCGGCCGGGTGAACCGGGTGGCGGCGTCGGACGGCCCGAGGGGGCTGGTGCACCTGCTGCTCGGTCACGACGGCGGTGCCACGAGCACCGTGTCACTCACCCTCGACGCGCCGCCTGCGGCGGCGGCCCACGAGTTCGTCTTCTACGGCGACAACGGGGTCGAGGCCGTGCCGCCCGGTGCGGGCAGCGCGGCCGAGGCGTTCGGGGTGGCGATCGACCAGTTGCTGGCGGAGGTCGCTTCGGGCACCCGTGACCACCACTGCGACGTCCGCTTCGGGCGCGAGGTGGTCGCGGTGCTCGCCGCCGCCGAGACCGCCCGCGCCGAGGCCCGCACCGTCGACCTTCCGGCCTGA